The stretch of DNA TACGGCCGCGGCCTGATCACGCCGAACCAGATGACCAAGGGCTTCGAGAGGGTGGCCGACGGCGTCGAGGACCTCGCGCTCGACGTGCCCGACGCCGGGAAGCAGTTCGGGTGCTGCGTCGAGCGCGCCAGGAAGGAAGGATGGCTTGACGCGTCCTTCTCGGTGGCGAGGCCGGGGCAGCCAGTCTCCAATGGCGTTTGCTCGTGAGCAAACCGGTGGTTACGTTCAGGGTGCAGCACTGCAATTCCATTTCCTGGGGAGTTCGTCTGCAACATTTTACTTTTATTAGTACGTGGATTGCAACTATACTTGTATATGTATACCAGCAGGAGCAAGAGAGGCGATTAGGAGAGTATCAGTATATATATTACCACAACAATTTTGTTGCAGGATTGGAAGGACGGCTTGGTGTTTTGCATGGTGTTTAGCAGGGAGAACTTGTGTATTGAAGAGTCCGTGTCTGCCATTTTTTTTGCTGTGTTACACTGTTTAACGATCGTTTTGTTGAGAAGATTTGCCATGTTGCTCCGATCCTTGTGAATGTGTGTAAGCTCATATTCTTTTATTCAAATTGTTAAGCTAGCCTCTTCTCGTATGTTTTGCCAAAGaaacttatgtttacacgtatGCTGAAATGCACGGTGTGTTACAGTGTTAATGTTTTATGGTCTGCATGTGTATTCGGacttaaaaattataaaaatacaaGCCCACATCTTGATGCATGCTATGAAGCAAATCACAGAACATATGACTAGACGCTCCTTGGTGAAAAATATATTCCCTTTGTACAGTCAACGTGTTACATGTCAGACAAACAGATGATCCAATGGTGAAAAATATATTCCCTTTTTGTACAGTCAACGTGTTACACAATACAATTCAAACACTCACGGCAAATTTTTTAATTGACAAAGGCACAATATGCGCATCGTTATCGACAAGAACGTCACCTATCACTGAATGTGAAACGCCgttaaattttagaaaatttgcTACTATAGGAGGTCGAACCCGGGGCTGGGGTGCTGATGAGACTCATTAGTTAAAACGGAATTTCTGCGCACATCCAATGGTTGGCATACTGCGAACTTTTGTTATGGAGGCTAGCAAGAATTGAAATGGGGAAAGAAACTAGCGAGGCAGACCAATGGGGGCTCCTATATAACTTCTGGAAAATGCATAAGCTATATATCTATAAAGCCCATTAAAATTCAAATTGGATCTAATATTTTCGTAAATATAGTTCAACATTTGGAAATAATGGATTCAACATTTTCTAGAAGGACAATGCAACAATCTTTGAAAAAAATACTACATTCAACATTTCTTATAAGCTATCTCAACATTTCAGCATAAAAGATTCAACATGTATCCAAAcctaattcaacatttttttcttctaaaaaaacAAAGGTAGCTTCTTCAGCTTCCTTTTTGACGGCgctaggcagcggcggcggctgtgccCCGCGACCCAGTAGCAGTCGCGGCGGCCGTGCCCGCAACCCCAGCAGCCGAGGGGCCGGCGCGAGCAGAGGCACCGAGGCAtggcgagcggcgacggcgcacaTGGGAGGcaccgcgagcggcggcgacgcgcaCGGGAGGCACGACCAGCGGCAGCGAGGCGCGGGCGAgaggcacggcgagcggcggcggcgcgcacgggAGGCGCCatgagcggccgcggcggcgcgcgggaggaCCTGCCAACGGCACGTGGCGTcaagcaccagcagcagccgtGGCAGAGGCAGCAGGCGCACCGCGCACAGGGTGGAGCGGATGAGGATGGCAAGAGATCGGACAGATAATAATAGTTTGTACGAATCTCCAATATTGGAAGATGAATGACTTTCCCACCTTCCGGAAAATGTATAGAATTGGCGCAGACCAATGGCCCAGTCCATGAACGCCATCCCCCAGGCCTCTCCCGAGCCCATGGCATACATGcggttttttttatatttaaaaaaaattagaatttcaaaaatatatatccgttttggaaaatttcaaaaatataccccggtcgccctcccatagggtgacaggcccaaagtgtattttttttttcttcaaatttgcaacgaagtccctggaaaaaaaaggggCCTGTTGCCCCcccaatgggcgacaggggcccctCCCCCACCGTATGCCACCATTCCTTTTgtgatttgagcctaaaaattcagaaaaaagccAGCCCTAGCCgtcattatgaaaaaaaaactggagtggttgccgtgtttttacatctttttgaaatggtggaagtgcactgctattgggtcacatatgtctgggcaaagaatgcgatatTTGGGAATTCCGTGATCgtcgtgctgagcagtggcaacttgtgatctcgtactcgcagctagatacactataattcatattttgagctattcgaacGTGTAGTTGTcctcatcgtcggcgggatctcggccgctaactcctaccgcacctaacttgtccttcattaaatcacggaaaaaaatcgcaagaacttcccttatttaacgagcattatggaacccccaaacataacaagttcacatcaatagatCTATAGAaaaaaatgacaagtaaactagcacaatcataaacatcggatacaaataagaggtccacaactatctcattacaaataaatatcagatatatctaaccacccctagggcgtcggaccctcttagccctctgctgggcacggacatgaccctcggagtaggtgagaacatccggagacctcacctgtcgctcaggacgcgcaaggggcttattcaccataaaatacttgaaactgcatcttgctcgacatatctgtatatcacataatacttatcgagttatactctttacttcactaccttattcaataatccgtaaaaaactaagtatgaaattcaactacaacgtataagtattcataactacgtgatgacactcaaattctatactgcatatgccaaattctattctaaatcgtaattaatttataaacacgtctctaatagtactgcaattgtaataataaatgcgtataactaattttctaaactaatttactactacgtaactacaaactaaagtatcattgaactcctacttaaatggttctactatagcactaattaaattaaattacttactcctacttaaattactcatatttaaatacgtagtatttaaatggaaaaatatataaactaaatgtactaacatgcagatcacaagtgctgaatccgacagggcttcgccgcttttcttctcctcacttctctctttttttctggatttttattggaattttcgggctcaaatgaggagggaaggggagggctggaGCTTTTATAGGgggataccccggtcgcccgcgggggggggggggggtggggcgacaggcacccctgccgcgcccgtgggctgggcccagcggcggtcgcccgtgggttgggcgacaggcccctgtcgcccgttggggggcgacatggccttttttttttcagggacctcattgcgaatttgaaaaaaaaaatttacacttaAGTCCTatcgccctatgggggcgaccgggggtatttttgaaatatttaaaaacggacatatatttttgaaatttttatttttaaaaaatataaaaaagaaaaaacggcgGCATACATCCTCTCGGTGCCCAACGCTACAAGGCTCAGTCCATAGATTTCAGCGGTGCAGGATTAGCAGCCCAATTTTGctccaaaaaaaaacaacccAATAAGTTTCAGATTCTTCTACTACGTCTCATGCCTAAACTGCCCTCTTGCTTTGGATACCACGGATTAGCACGTACTGTCAACGATCGTCGACCAAGTTGCATTTTGGCTTATCTGACTGGGAGACTGAGAGGATCTTGGAAACGGACCTGAGTTTGGAATACTCCGTATTATACAAAAGAAGTAACACATGGAACTGCGAAATCCACGCCTTGTTCGGCTGGGAGATTCAGCCAGccacaacagtattttcctctcacgccaaatcagccagccagccaaccaacaatgtttttctctcatgccaaatcagccagccatccagccagccgaacaaggcacCATCTTATGATGTCAACGTGTCGCTGTACACGCCTTTCACCCAGTATTCAACATTTTTAGCAGgactctttcaaaaaaaaacatttttagtAGGACGAGGTCACGTGGGCTAACATTAATGTGACTAGGTGAGGCGGCGATGTCTACACAATCTGCGCCGAAATTTTGTTTCACCATGCCGCAGTATATAAGCACCGGCTGCCGGCCGGCGTCACGAAATGTGTGCTCTGCAGTGCCGATAACATGGTGCCATTTGGAGTGTTGTAGAGCAACAGGTGGCGCCGGATCTAGACAGCGCATGGTCACATCACAGGTGGGCGCGCCGTGTACGGGCACTATGAAAACtgttaaaaataatttttcacCGGCGTGCCCGCGGTTGATGCCTTGCAGGCAAGGCCATATTTGGTTCATtacttgaaaaaaatttcataaaaAGATAAATATATGAATGGattactaaatgaaatttatttgcgaaatttttttacgaatatgtgtaatttttcgagtcGAATCTAATAAGTCAAGTTCTATTATGAATGGCTACAGTGACGGCGCGCACAACTCAATGCTTGCCAGCGCCGGAAATTGCAAGAGCACGGGCACTTGTGCCAAAGCCTCCGAGCCAAacgcccggacccgctccccgtcCGTTTTAGCCCAGCAAACCCAAGTTTTCGCGGAACGAAACCGCACCTGGTGCTGCTAGCAAACCGCGCATCCGGGCATCTGCGTCGCGCTCGCGTCCCTTCCCTCTCCCAACACCGCGCCACAGCTAAAAGCCCCGCGTGTCCCCAATCATACGTACCACCGCGGCCTTGTCCGCTTCCTTCCCTCCTCCGTCCCCCGTCTCCACCCGCAAGCGCCCGCCCCGGCGTCCGCGGATGCGCCGGCGCGCTcccgcccccaaaccctaggccCGATCCCGATGGCGACGCCGCGCGGGGGGCCCCCGGCGTCGCCGGTCACCGGCGACCGCTACCTCGACCTGCTGGTCCGCTTCGTGGAACGCAACGCGGGCGCGCTGCTCGACGGCACCGTCACCCTGCGCCTCCACCCCGTCGGCCTCCACTACGTCGCCTCCCGCCTCGAGGCGCTGCGGGAGCTCGAGGCCGTGGGCGCCGGCGCGCCCGTCGACTACCTCCGCGCCTACGTCGCCGACCTCGGCGACCACCGCGCGCTTGAGCAGCTCCGCCGGATCCTGCGCCTCCTCACCTCGCTCAAGGTCGTCGCCGCGGGGCCCGGCCGCGACCCGGCGCCGCTCTCGCTCCTGCCCTTCGCGCGCCTGCGCGTGCTCGAGCTGCGGGGCTGCGACCTCTCCACATCCGCCGCCAGGGGGCTGCTTGACCTCCGACACACCCTCGAGAAGCTCGTCTGTTACGATTCTACGGTGCGTTCCTACCATCGGACACAGTTCCGTTTGTATTCCTTTCCTGTGCCAATTCGCGTGGTGGTGACCACAGGCGCTACTTATGATCCTCAACTACCCTGATATATTCTGAGCTGTCAATTGAACCTATTGGTTTGCTGTTCTGGTTCATCAAACAGCTAGTGAAGCCCCATTATTTTAGCCCGTTGCTGCAATGCTATGGTCCACACTATTGATCCGTTCCTAGGATCCGATTCAGCCCTGTTCATTAATTCTGTTCAATCAACATGATTCTGCCATTTTGCTAATCAATTAGATGTTCGTGCTAAGATTCCTTCTGCTTCTTATGTTTATTGAAGTTTCATTCAGGCCTTGCTTGCAGGGTTCAGTATAATATTGTCCTGAAATCATCATTATATACTCCTTTCCTAATTCAAAATGAATTTAGTCCGCAGCAGTTTCTCTGAAGTAGATGGATCGGGGCATCTTACAGAGTCCCTACAGTTCTGTATGATTATATCACTGCTTTCGCTGCTGAGACGATGCATGCTAATGTAACAATCATCTCTGATGCGCTTGCTGTATTACTCTGTGGTAATTAGCAAGCTTTGGCGTTAAGAATTTGTCCAGTCATGTGGTCTCTTAACACACATAACATACTGTCATCTGTGCATGCATCTTCATCTACATTCTTTTGCAAGCCATGGAGAAAATTTTAACTGGAACTACTGTTCATTCGTATTTGAGATTCACAGTGATCTTAGAAACTATCAAGGGCATAATGCATTCTCAATGGCTGATAGCATCTCTTACTCTAGCTTTAATGTACTTCCCTGTTCCACGTTGCTTGTGCAAGTTTCAGATATCAACAGTTGTATATGGTGTGGTTTGTTGGCTGACGATATGCAACGAAAATTGAGCACAACTGTGGAAAACTCTAGTGTTTCATTGCAGCTTTTGGTGTCTGCAACTTGATTTGGCTTGCCATATTTTTAATCTTTACTGGTATAGAGTCAAATGTTCAGCTAGCACCAAAGAATTCATTTAGAAAGAGAAGTAGCATTAATCATCCCGGTCTCAATTCGGTGGATCCAGGCTTCCTTGCAAAGCACTTCCATATAATTAGAATATTTTAGCTGAATTCACAATAGTTGATTTTCGTGCTACTGCAGGATGCTCTTAGGCATGTCTTCGCAAGTAGAATCACGGATATCAAGGACTCTCCTGTATGGAGCAAACTTTCGTACGTCTCATGTGCATCTAATGGAATAGTACTCATGGACGAGTCACTGCAATTGTTACCGGCAATCGAAACATTGGATCTTAGTCGCAACAAGTTTGCAAAGGTGGACAATCTGAGGAAATGTACAAAGTTGCGAAATCTGGATCTTGGATTTAACCATCTgcgttcaatctcatccttgaGTGAGGTAATTGTGTTTCCTTTGTAATCCTCTCCAGAACATGGCCAGACAGTCTAGCTTATTCTGGTTACATGCTTGTAGTGGTATATCTACAGTTATCTGTTGCTTTACTGCAGGTTTCCAGTCGAATTGTAAAACTTGTTGTGAGGAATAACGCTTTAACTACAGTACATGGGATTGAGAATCTCAAATCACTCATGGGGCTTGATCTCTCGTACAATATCATCTCAAATTTCTCAGAATTGGAAATCCTGGGCACCTTATCTCTATTGCAGAACCTCTGGTTGGAAGGCAATCCTATCTGCTGTGCTCGGTGGTATCGAGGACACGTGTTCAGTTTTTTCCGTAATCCAGAGAATGTAAGTAGTAAACTTCAAGCATCAAACTCTTTGTTTTCTGTTACTTTCCCCATCATAATAGTTTGTTCCGCAGTATTGGAGTAAAGTGACAGCTCTGTTCCCTCCCTGGCTTTTTCTGGTTCAGTTGAAGTTAGATGATAAAGGTATGAACACACAAGAATACTGGGAAAAGCAAGTACTGTTTGCATGCAGACAAAATCAACCTGCTGGTTATGGGTTTTATTTCCCTGCAGTAGATGATCATGAAGATGAAGACACGTTAACTTCAAAAATGGTTTGTATCTGTTATTCTGCTACACCAACTTGAACTATGTTGATACATTAGATGTAGCACAAAATATCAAGATTCCTTGTTCGGAAATTTCCTGTGATACTATTCTCTTGCAGTGTAGATAATTCACCACATGTATTGTGGTGAATTGCAATTATGCTTTCATTTTATTCCTTAAATTTacatttcctttttatttttcacaaaaaataCAGAAGCAACTTTTTCTTGcttgtataaatttggtttcTGGTTGATTCATCAAGATGGTTTTGTATATGATCATCATTTTTGGAAATTCAACATATGCTTTCCATGCTTTGCAAAGTTGAAACCTAGGATCTTGCCTAAGTTCTTAAAAGTGTCTGACCAACTTGACGTGACTTCTTCAATGATTAACTGATATTGCTTTTCTTGTTCTTTTACTTTAGAGAAAAATTTCTCGACTTGCCAGCATAGTGGAGGGAGAGACAAATCTCTGTGATGATGGTATAGACCAGCAGTCCACCCCCTGTGATAGTGACAGTTCTAAGAAGGATGAAACTGCAGCTACTGATCATGATGTAAGAATTGCTTCATTGATAAACGCCGCTGAATTGCTGAAGAAACAAAAATCAAGTAATTGGCTCCGTGAATTCAAGGAATGGATGGATGACAATGCAGAGAAAACTGAAGGTGAAAACCTACCTGTTGACTCCACCAATGGCAATGGAAGGTATATTAGACAAAAGAAAAGGCAGAGAGCACAGAAGGAGACTTCAAGTAACATGTCAGATTTGGTACATGTATCAGAAGGTGGGAGCAGCTCAAACCTTTTAGAATCTTATTCATCTTTCACAGATGCATGGTCTGGTTCTAATGGAATCATCAAAGATTCCACAAATGAAGTGAATGGAGACCAAGCTCATGTAACGATGCACTTGAATTCTTTTCAACGCCCTACTCCCCTTGAGTTAGTAGGCACTTCACATACTGACCCCCTCTCTGAATTGGAAAATGGTTCTAAAAATATGCTGGCAAATGGAACACCATCCAATACAATGAGCAAGTTAATAGAATCGAGTCCATACAGTGCATATCCTAGTCCACAGTCACCTCCACAATACAAGGAAGACATTCTACATCGCAGACTTTTCCTGGAGGAAGAATTTTTGCAGATTTCAGGGCATCTTCATTCTGTCGGTTCACTCGGTAGTGGTAGCAGCTGCAGCGATGATTCTTCAGATGATTTTTGTTCATGCAATTCGGAAGATGATTGTGCAGAAATGCAGACAAAGATGGAGTTGGCTCTTAATGGACAGGTAGCTTCATTTCATTTTGTAGATAGTGATCATGAGGGAAAGTACTTCTTAGGGGGAAAAAGTTTGTCTGACCATTCAGCAGAAGATGAACCAAGTCTTACAGGTCACAGAGAGTTTGATATTGAGGAGTTCCATAACAGTAACCAGAGGAATGGTCATCTAGGTCACAATTCAGGCCATTTATTTGGACAAAAAGGCAAGCAGAAGTTTGAGAGGAAGGTATTTCCTTTTAAGAATCATAATGGTACGGAACTAGAAAATATTAAAATGGATGGCGATCAGGTCGATGAGCATGCTTTAGTTGAAGGAAATGGCCATTTAACATGCAACCGGAAGAGAAGTACTCACAAGGAAGGAGGCTCTGAAAACCGTTATTCAAGAATCCTGCCTAAGAATATCAGCACAAATATGATTTGTTGTAGTACAGACAAACACAAGATTGTTGAAGATATCTTCAACTTGGAAGTAGCAAACAAGGACAAGTCTGAAACATGCGAACAAGTAGCCTGTTGTGCTTACCTGTTTCAGGATGCAAGTGCTTTAGCACAAAGGTGAGAGCTATTTTCTCTGCATTCACTAACTCTAAAAACGTTGCAAGAGCTAACTTTGATGAACAGATTTTGATTGGTTAATAAACTACAATGCACCAGATTAATGGAATAATGGCTTGATGTCAAATTGTATTCGTCCACAATGATTATCATTAAAAAATTTATGACTTTTTGTACAACTCCTGTGGATACTATGTATTACTCCTCTGTCAACAATGTGTAAGACCTATTTTGAAATGGATATCTTCAAAAGTAGATTATGACCATCAATTCCTCTTCCAGTTTACTAGAAGGTACCTTGAATAGAATTTATTGATGTAACTTTAGTGCACTTAATACGCTTACAATTTGACTTTTTAAATCAAAATGCACTGTACATtgttggatggagggagtatgtttcTGTAAGCTAGGTTAGGGATTGATTACAATATACCCCCTTTTGTGCCAGAgctattttttatttgataagACATCTGTGTGGCACTTCGAAAATTGCAGTTCTTTGAGAGAGAGCTTGTCATAGGAATGTGCTTGTGAGATAAttaaatttcaaaataattttgtGAATTAGTGAAACAAAACATCACAGTAGTTGATGGTGCAACCCCTTGACATGTGTGTTAGCTGTGCCCTAGACAAAGAAAGATATCTGTAGTTGTTAACTTATATATGCACCATTTAATAGGTGCTTAGCCCATTGTCTCGCATAATGCATATTATCGGGTAACTGGTATGCGGTTGTTTCCATTCTTCAATGCATTAAGCAGTTACCAATGCATAGTGGAAGCAAAATATGTCTAGCTTTATTTAATGCATTTTCTGTTTAATTCTAAACAATGTTGACCTCTGACTTGTTCTCTTGCTTTCTGTAGAGAGGTTGCATTGGTGCGAAGTTCTCAAAACAAATTGTATGTACTGCTACTTGATATGGTTTGTGATGGAAAAGGTTAATTACTTGTTTTCCTATGCATTGTTTATTTTTTTCCCATCTGAATCTTGTTTCTAGTTTCCATCTTTTTGTTTGACTATTGTGTCTGATCATTGGTCACATAGTCGTTTGTTTGGTAGAAATTTTTATTCCCCATATGAGACCTTTGTTGTCGCTATAATTTCTAATATACTGATTAATTTACAGAAACCATCCCAAGAGTTTTGGGCAGCTATACTCTGGAAAGTCTGGAAAAAGTTACAATTGGGCTGGCACTACATGCACTGAGGTCTGTTAGCGTATCAATCGATAGCAATGGTGGCTTAGCTTACCTGAGGCTTACTTTTATTTTCCAATGTCACAGGGTACACATGGTAGACGATACAACCCATCTATTCTTCGCACGGACTTCCAAGGAAGCACAAGATGTACTTTGGCTCTTGAGTGTAACTAACTTCCCCAAATTAAACCGTGAGATACATTTGCAAAGGT from Panicum virgatum strain AP13 chromosome 9K, P.virgatum_v5, whole genome shotgun sequence encodes:
- the LOC120646823 gene encoding uncharacterized protein LOC120646823, coding for MATPRGGPPASPVTGDRYLDLLVRFVERNAGALLDGTVTLRLHPVGLHYVASRLEALRELEAVGAGAPVDYLRAYVADLGDHRALEQLRRILRLLTSLKVVAAGPGRDPAPLSLLPFARLRVLELRGCDLSTSAARGLLDLRHTLEKLVCYDSTDALRHVFASRITDIKDSPVWSKLSYVSCASNGIVLMDESLQLLPAIETLDLSRNKFAKVDNLRKCTKLRNLDLGFNHLRSISSLSEVSSRIVKLVVRNNALTTVHGIENLKSLMGLDLSYNIISNFSELEILGTLSLLQNLWLEGNPICCARWYRGHVFSFFRNPENLKLDDKGMNTQEYWEKQVLFACRQNQPAGYGFYFPAVDDHEDEDTLTSKMRKISRLASIVEGETNLCDDGIDQQSTPCDSDSSKKDETAATDHDVRIASLINAAELLKKQKSSNWLREFKEWMDDNAEKTEGENLPVDSTNGNGRYIRQKKRQRAQKETSSNMSDLVHVSEGGSSSNLLESYSSFTDAWSGSNGIIKDSTNEVNGDQAHVTMHLNSFQRPTPLELVGTSHTDPLSELENGSKNMLANGTPSNTMSKLIESSPYSAYPSPQSPPQYKEDILHRRLFLEEEFLQISGHLHSVGSLGSGSSCSDDSSDDFCSCNSEDDCAEMQTKMELALNGQVASFHFVDSDHEGKYFLGGKSLSDHSAEDEPSLTGHREFDIEEFHNSNQRNGHLGHNSGHLFGQKGKQKFERKVFPFKNHNGTELENIKMDGDQVDEHALVEGNGHLTCNRKRSTHKEGGSENRYSRILPKNISTNMICCSTDKHKIVEDIFNLEVANKDKSETCEQVACCAYLFQDASALAQREVALVRSSQNKLYVLLLDMVCDGKETIPRVLGSYTLESLEKVTIGLALHALRVHMVDDTTHLFFARTSKEAQDVLWLLSVTNFPKLNREIHLQSWENIQVKLFEKCMCGSAKMGIFLYSMLMFWRNDAEEDSLFIRSIFVTEKSILVCIEDLDQFGGAPNDSDPPYFSLDASCSIHNIQEVVMDQHNGKCLTLILDNHRQGEFHNSIQNPSNKQSDEIDRVHTWKLEWFSQEALLKFISVIKALYSTAAASSLPVKCIS